The following are from one region of the Bacteroidota bacterium genome:
- a CDS encoding RNA polymerase sigma factor has protein sequence MTYDSKKEAEFLQLTHKHQGIIHKICYLYCKSKADKDDMYQEIILQLWKSYSSFKSKSAFSTWMYRVALNTAITMTNKQKILIRSDKSTIIPVDLECTVGLSEDVKILYQAISKLKKIERGIVLLWLEEKSYEEIAETFGISVKNVSVRLVRLKAKLAEIIKNLQ, from the coding sequence ATGACTTACGATAGTAAAAAAGAAGCAGAGTTTTTGCAGCTGACACATAAGCATCAGGGTATTATTCATAAAATATGCTACCTGTATTGCAAGAGTAAAGCTGATAAAGACGATATGTATCAGGAAATTATTCTTCAGTTGTGGAAATCTTACTCCTCTTTCAAATCAAAGTCGGCTTTTTCTACATGGATGTATCGTGTTGCCCTTAATACTGCGATTACGATGACAAATAAACAGAAGATCCTGATCAGGTCAGATAAAAGCACAATTATCCCTGTTGACCTTGAATGTACCGTTGGGCTTTCGGAAGATGTCAAAATACTGTACCAGGCTATTTCAAAGCTGAAAAAGATTGAAAGGGGGATTGTACTGTTGTGGCTCGAAGAAAAAAGCTATGAGGAAATTGCCGAAACTTTTGGTATCTCTGTGAAAAATGTAAGCGTCAGACTGGTTCGCCTAAAAGCGAAACTTGCGGAAATCATTAAAAACCTCCAATAA
- a CDS encoding M20/M25/M40 family metallo-hydrolase, translating into MKYLSFISFILLLAGCSTTRFNTETNNQLSNTTAISNEELIKHLSSDDLEGREPGSPGMEKATVYVENFLATMKIKPLFDNSYRDSLKVKGKEAYNVVGVLPGNKQSNEYVLIGAHLDHLGKINSKTDSVYNGANDNASGVLAVLKIAEELKKTNHSRHVIVALFTGEESGLLGSAHLAKRLKKQNIKLKYVINFDMIGSTLTDKPGKVYITGYKRTDFAEKSNELLKEEFIVHERADDYYNLFYMSDNYPFYSEFNIPAHTISTYDFKNFREYHRVGDEYSKLDIENLNSIIGSATTLISKLLNTNTDIGFADRNDNNIIVKKNK; encoded by the coding sequence ATGAAATACTTATCCTTTATCAGTTTTATTCTATTACTGGCAGGTTGTAGTACAACCCGCTTTAATACGGAAACAAATAACCAATTATCCAACACTACAGCTATCAGTAATGAAGAGCTGATAAAACACCTTTCTTCCGACGATCTGGAAGGTAGAGAACCCGGTTCACCGGGAATGGAAAAAGCAACTGTATATGTAGAAAATTTTCTTGCCACGATGAAAATAAAACCGTTATTCGACAATTCATATCGCGACTCCCTAAAAGTAAAAGGCAAAGAAGCATATAATGTTGTTGGTGTATTACCGGGTAATAAACAAAGTAATGAATATGTATTAATAGGAGCCCATTTAGATCACCTGGGTAAAATAAACTCAAAAACCGATTCAGTATATAACGGAGCAAACGATAATGCAAGTGGAGTATTGGCTGTTTTAAAAATTGCAGAAGAACTGAAGAAAACTAATCATTCACGACATGTAATAGTTGCTCTTTTTACAGGTGAAGAAAGCGGGTTACTTGGATCGGCTCATCTGGCAAAACGTCTGAAAAAACAAAATATAAAACTGAAGTACGTAATAAACTTCGATATGATCGGTTCGACTTTGACCGACAAACCGGGAAAAGTTTATATCACCGGATATAAGCGTACAGATTTTGCAGAAAAATCAAACGAATTATTAAAAGAAGAATTTATTGTTCACGAAAGAGCAGATGATTACTATAACCTGTTTTACATGTCGGATAATTATCCTTTTTATTCGGAATTTAATATCCCTGCCCATACAATTTCAACATACGATTTTAAAAATTTCAGAGAATATCACAGGGTTGGAGATGAATATTCAAAGTTGGATATTGAAAACCTAAACTCAATAATTGGCAGTGCAACTACATTAATAAGTAAATTATTAAACACTAATACCGATATCGGTTTTGCTGATAGAAATGACAATAACATAATTGTAAAGAAGAATAAATAA